One window of Magallana gigas chromosome 2, xbMagGiga1.1, whole genome shotgun sequence genomic DNA carries:
- the LOC105345250 gene encoding protein IWS1 homolog, which yields MDEKVIDENNRAEASKGLVEDEKKGKGSNGENQDSNKAAYNEGNEDNEDKSKAAATKDTVEEYQEGNDKGNEVDEDSNKPAPTKDIGERYKEGNEENEDNNKAATTKDIREEYKEGNEKIEEALKNSDTEDVDSNLGSPLSDGDELTSGDESFITCDEGGVLSGDESPRATGNEIPPSSGKCGTANEMAANFGGARPKEFKGILAVKLKTKKKDMQSSIPEVHPGVPPKKKNIIFDFSEEDSEEDNQTEEVPKKFRIDFDPVMTVRFCYDSRDEESENDEPEVTSPGREFIEDIECRLQKDITFTHQRGDQYRSSFRHQQNVGRIEETTEWNLSSDDLRYGVHRTYSDPLPEESCWTIFKTNMMDCFCCCCTPSTCRREHVEPEIREATQHEDVRENGGIESAAEQTIENIALNDNAPKEKAKPKRAGRMKRIRRFFKRLFCCMGCRED from the exons ATG GATGAAAAAGTCATTGATGAGAATAATAGAGCAGAAGCAAGCAAGGGGCTAGTTGAAGATGAGAAGAAAGGCAAAGGCAGCAATGGGGAGAATCAGGACAGCAACAAGGCAGCATACAATGAAGGCAATGAGGATAATGAGGACAAAAGCAAGGCAGCAGCAACCAAGGATACAGTGGAGGAATATCAGGAAGGCAATGACAAAGGCAACGAAGTGGATGAGGACAGCAACAAGCCAGCACCAACCAAGGATATAGGGGAGAGATATAAGGAAGGCAATGAGGAGAATGAGGACAACAACAAGGCAGCCACAACCAAGGATATAAGGGAGGAATATAAGGAAGGCAATGAGAAGATTGAGGAGGCATTAAAAAACAGTGACACAGAGGATGTTGATTCAAACTTAGGCTCTCCATTGAGTGATG GCGATGAACTCACATCAGGTGATGAAAGTTTCATCACATGCGATGAAGGAGGAGTGCTTAGCGGTGATGAAAGCCCAAGAG cAACAGGCAATGAAATCCCTCCAAGCAGTGGAAAATGTGGAACAGCTAATGAAATGGCGGCAAATTTTGGCGGGGCAAGACCCAAGGAGTTTAAGGGTATTTTGGCAGTAAAGCTTAAGACCAAAAAAAAGGACATGCAAAGTTCCATCCCGGAAGTCCACCCGGGGGTCCCGccaaagaagaaaaacattatCTTCGATTTCAGTGAGGAG GACTCAGAGGAAGACAATCAAACTGAAGAAGTCCCCAAAAAGTTCCGCATTGACTTCGATCCGGTAATGACGGTACGATTCTGCTATGACTCAAGAGATGAAGAGAGTGAAAATGACGAGCCGGAAGTTACCTCCCCTGGGAGGGAGTTCATAGAGGACATCGAGTGCAGGCTTCAAAAAGACATT ACGTTCACTCATCAAAGAGGGGACCAGTATAGATCTTCCTTTAGACACCAACAAAATGTTGGAAGGATTGAG GAAACCACAGAGTGGAATTTGAGTTCCGATGATCTTAGATATGGTGTCCATAGGACCTATTCTGATCCACTGCCGGAGGAG AGCTGCTGGACCATATTTAAGACTAATATGATGGACTGCTTCTGCTGTTGCTGCACACCTTCTACCTGTCGCAGagag catGTTGAGCCTGAAATAAGGGAGGCAACTCAGCATGAAGATGTGAGAGAAAACGGAGGAATTGAATCTGCAGCGGAGCAAACAATTGAGAATATTGCATTAAATGACAATGCCCCTAAGGAGAAGGCAAAGCCAAAACGTGCTGGG agGATGAAGCGAATTAGACGCTTTTTCAAACGCCTGTTTTGCTGCATGGG GTGTCGGGaggattaa
- the LOC105345251 gene encoding frizzled-5 has product MAVHKTCVDCLFLVLTFTVFLYVNICSVGAEEERRCQEITIPMCKGIGYNLTHMPNQFHHETQEEAGLEVHQFWPLVEIHCSPDLKLFLCSMYTPICIPDYKYPLPACRSVCERAKSGCAPLMALYGFEWPERMKCENLPVFGSGQLCMDHNQTETTASPTKKDHHVKPKEPNNPNIHKPKTNQNQKEPIPLPRPYDPTDQIHVIHPVQNRHCDCKCRMINLDETNAFYNKISTGGFENCAVNCTSPYFTPDEMTFATFWVGLWSILCCISTSMTILTFLVDTERFKYPERPIVFLSVCYFMVSVGYIIRLIAGHDAVACHKNVIRYETTGPALCTVVFLLVYFFGMASSIWWVILSFTWFLSAGLKWGQEAIASYSQYFHLAAWLIPSVKSIIVLAKSSVDGDAISGICSVGNQNSENLRWFVVAPLFVYLIIGTSFLVAGFVSLFRIRNVIKQQGRTTTDKLEKLMIRIGVFSVLYTVPATIVIGCYIYELTLKPKWERSRNCPCEGDESKPDYSVFMLKYFMCLVVGITSGFWIWTGKTVDSWKKLFNGPCCRRDDSSFHSRFSKTTNSTYPGVKPLPLSQV; this is encoded by the coding sequence ATGGCGGTGCACAAGACGTGTGTTGACTGTTTGTTTTTGGTATTAACATTCACCGTTTTTCTGTATGTAAACATCTGTTCGGTGGGAGCAGAAGAAGAACGGAGATGTCAGGAAATCACGATCCCGATGTGTAAGGGCATTGGATATAACCTCACCCACATGCCCAATCAGTTTCACCACGAGACCCAGGAGGAAGCTGGATTAGAGGTCCACCAATTCTGGCCTCTCGTGGAAATCCATTGCTCACCGGATCTCAAACTATTCCTGTGCAGTATGTATACCCCAATTTGTATTCCGGATTATAAGTACCCTCTACCCGCCTGTCGGTCCGTTTGCGAGAGGGCCAAGTCCGGCTGTGCCCCTCTGATGGCACTGTATGGCTTTGAGTGGCCGGAGAGGATGAAGTGCGAGAATCTGCCGGTGTTCGGCAGTGGACAACTGTGTATGGACCATAACCAGACGGAGACTACGGCCAGTCCAACGAAAAAGGACCACCACGTCAAACCAAAGGAACCCAACAATCCAAATATCCACAAACCGAAGACCAACCAAAACCAAAAAGAGCCGATACCCTTGCCCCGGCCCTACGACCCCACGGACCAAATCCATGTCATTCATCCAGTCCAGAATAGGCACTGTGACTGCAAGTGCAGAATGATAAACCTAGACGAAACCAACGCGTTCTACAATAAAATATCGACTGGGGGATTTGAGAACTGTGCCGTCAATTGCACCAGTCCTTATTTCACTCCGGACGAAATGACTTTCGCTACATTCTGGGTGGGATTGTGGTCGATTTTGTGTTGCATCTCAACTTCGATGACAATCCTGACTTTCCTGGTGGACACGGAGAGGTTTAAATACCCGGAGAGACCCATCGTTTTCCTGAGTGTGTGCTATTTCATGGTCAGCGTTGGTTATATCATCCGTCTGATCGCAGGGCATGATGCTGTGGCTTGTCATAAGAATGTGATTCGGTACGAAACGACCGGGCCAGCTCTCTGCACAGTTGTTTTCCTGTTGGTTTACTTTTTCGGAATGGCCTCCTCTATTTGGTGGGTCATCCTTTCCTTCACTTGGTTCCTTTCAGCCGGACTCAAATGGGGCCAGGAGGCCATTGCTAGCTACTCCCAGTATTTTCATCTTGCCGCCTGGCTCATTCCCTCTGTCAAAAGTATTATAGTACTCGCCAAATCCTCCGTAGATGGAGATGCCATTTCCGGAATATGTTCCGTTGGGAATCAGAATTCCGAAAACTTGAGGTGGTTCGTTGTAGCACCCTTATTCGTGTATTTGATAATCGGAACTTCCTTCTTAGTAGCCGGATTTGTGTCGTTATTCCGAATCCGAAATGTGATCAAACAACAAGGCAGAACCACCACAGACAAGCTGGAGAAACTCATGATACGGATTGGAGTTTTCTCTGTTCTTTATACTGTGCCGGCCACAATTGTGATCGGATGTTATATCTACGAATTGACTCTCAAACCGAAATGGGAGAGAAGTAGAAATTGTCCCTGCGAAGGGGACGAATCAAAACCGGACTACTCAGTGTTTATGCTGAAATACTTTATGTGTTTAGTGGTCGGAATAACGTCCGGATTTTGGATCTGGACGGGGAAAACTGTAGACTCCTGGAAAAAACTCTTTAATGGACCTTGTTGTCGACGCGACGATTCTAGCTTTCATTCACGTTTTTCAAAGACAACCAATTCCACATACCCAGGTGTCAAACCGCTTCCGCTAAGTCAAGTGTGA